The genomic stretch AATCGGCTACCTGTTCCGCCTGGTATTCGTCGGGCACAACCCTTCCTGAAGAACACGCTCTTCCCGGCCATCCGCACGATGGCTCCCACCCTTCTTGCGCTCTCTCTGACGAGCGTTGCCCACGCCCAGGGGACGATGGACTTCTCCGGGGCGACCACGCTGATGACCACCTTCAAAACCTTCGCCATCTATGCGGGCGCCGTTATCTGTTTCGGCGGACTGATCTTCGCCGGAATCCGGATGATGAGCGGTCGCTTTGCGGACGCGATTCCGGGTCTCTTCGGCGCGCTGTTCGGCGCCGGAGTGCTGGGCTGGGGAGCGGGCTGGATTGGCAGCCTCACTGGTCAGACCATGCAGTAGGAGGCGGCCATGACCAAGCGAGGAGAACCGTTATCAATCAACCAAGCGCTGAATCGACCGAGGGCCAAGCTGGGCCTCGACCTCACAGCATGGATGGCGATCGTATTCGTCTGCGTAACGGTTTTCCTCGTTGGGTTCCGCATGGTAGCGATGATCGCGTTTCCCGCGCTTGCAGTGAGTGCATGGCTGATCGTCCGTAGACATCCGAAGATGTTCGAGCTTTGGGGCTTGAGCCTGAGCCAGAGGTCCTACTATGACCCGCGTAGACACTGAGCAATTGAAATATACACCGTGGTTCGCCAAGACGGGAGCCGCGTGCAGCATCGTTCCGATTGCACGCTTCGTCAATGATCGGATCTTCGCGTTAAAGGGCGGCGGCTACGGCTGCCTCTTCTCTCTCGTCGGCCTCGACGAAGAGGGCTTGATCGACCAGGAACTTGAAGCGGAGATGCGGTCGATTGAGGGCGCGCTCCGCGGGTTGCCCGAGGGGTCGTGCTTGTATCAATACACCCGTGTCACGTCAGGTTTCGATCTACCGCGGAAAACGAGCTACGCCAATCCGGTAACGCAGGTTTTTGTGAATGACCGGCTGGTCTTCCTTGAAAAGACGGCGGGCTTTCGCCTAATCGATCTGCATTGGTGCCTGACGCTGGAGCCGCCGAAGGCAACCGCATTTGCCCGGAATCCCAAAGAGCATGACGTGGACACCTTACGGATGCTCGCCGACCTCGAAAAAACGGCGACGCTGCTTGAAGGCCATCTCGGCAGCTCATTGGGTCTCAAGCTACTTGAGAAGAATGCGGTCTATCAGTTCTTCAGCTACCTGTTCAATCTTGAAGAGTGGGCGGCAAAAGACAATTTGTCTGCCAATGACGGCGTGGACCGCCAGATCGTAACGAGCCCGGTTGCATGGCATAGCGACCATCTCACCATCGGTCGCAGATACGTTCAGATGTTTTCGCTA from Acidisarcina sp. encodes the following:
- a CDS encoding VirB3 family type IV secretion system protein — protein: MTKRGEPLSINQALNRPRAKLGLDLTAWMAIVFVCVTVFLVGFRMVAMIAFPALAVSAWLIVRRHPKMFELWGLSLSQRSYYDPRRH